From the genome of Parazoarcus communis, one region includes:
- the ruvC gene encoding crossover junction endodeoxyribonuclease RuvC produces MSQLSPGGTASRTVATRILGLDPGLRITGFGVIDVLGSQLRYVASGCIKTRDGELPGRLKTLLDGVREVIATYEPDMVAVEKVFVNVNPQSTLLLGQARGAVICGAVSCDLPVAEYTALQVKQSVVGHGKAAKEQVQHMVQRLLALDASPSPDAADALACAICHAHGSQGMGAIAGIGTRRRGGRIQAS; encoded by the coding sequence TTGAGCCAGCTCAGCCCGGGCGGCACGGCATCACGCACGGTTGCCACCCGAATCCTCGGCCTCGACCCCGGGCTGCGCATCACCGGCTTCGGCGTCATCGACGTCCTCGGCAGCCAGTTGCGCTATGTCGCCAGCGGCTGCATCAAGACCCGTGACGGCGAACTGCCGGGGCGCCTCAAGACGCTGCTCGACGGTGTGCGCGAAGTCATCGCCACCTATGAGCCGGACATGGTCGCGGTGGAAAAGGTGTTCGTGAACGTCAATCCGCAGTCCACCCTGCTTCTCGGGCAGGCCCGCGGTGCGGTGATCTGCGGCGCGGTGTCATGCGATCTGCCGGTGGCGGAATACACCGCACTCCAGGTCAAGCAATCAGTCGTGGGCCACGGCAAGGCCGCGAAGGAGCAGGTTCAGCACATGGTCCAGCGTCTGCTCGCCCTGGACGCATCGCCGAGCCCCGACGCCGCCGACGCCCTCGCCTGCGCCATCTGTCATGCCCACGGCAGCCAGGGCATGGGTGCCATCGCCGGTATCGGCACACGTCGCCGCGGCGGCCGCATACAGGCATCCTGA
- a CDS encoding heavy metal-binding domain-containing protein translates to MQLSTTPTLEGHTIQRYLGVVAGEAIIGANIFKDLFASIRNIVGGRAGAYERSLADAREMAMEEMAEQAAKLGANAVVGIDIDYEVLGQDNGMLMVCVSGTAVVV, encoded by the coding sequence ATGCAACTGTCAACCACCCCCACCCTCGAAGGCCACACCATCCAGCGCTATCTCGGCGTGGTCGCGGGCGAAGCCATCATCGGCGCCAACATCTTCAAGGACTTGTTCGCCTCCATCCGCAACATCGTCGGCGGCCGCGCGGGCGCGTACGAGCGTTCACTGGCCGATGCGCGTGAAATGGCGATGGAAGAAATGGCAGAACAGGCTGCCAAGCTCGGCGCCAACGCCGTCGTCGGCATCGACATCGACTACGAAGTGCTCGGCCAGGACAACGGCATGCTGATGGTGTGCGTCAGCGGCACTGCGGTGGTGGTTTGA
- a CDS encoding DMT family transporter, producing the protein MTTPTLAQRVMPLLFVLLWSTGFVGAKFGLPYAGPLTFLSTRYVLVIVLMVVLALAMRAPWPKSPREAMHIGITGVLVQALYLGGVFVAIDRGLPAGVTALVVGMQPLLTALGAGFLLGERVSIRQWGGLALGFFGVSLVVSNKIAVDGMAPDELGTMLAPALLALIGITVGTLYQKRFCPRFDLRTGSIVQFVPTLILTALIANQTESMEITWSGEFVFALLWLVVVLSLGAISLLNLLIRSGSAVNVASLFYLTPPTTALIAWAMFGETLSGLALAGMIVAVAGVWLARKA; encoded by the coding sequence ATGACCACGCCCACCCTTGCACAACGCGTGATGCCGCTGCTCTTCGTGCTGCTCTGGAGCACTGGCTTCGTTGGCGCCAAGTTCGGTCTGCCCTATGCGGGGCCGCTCACCTTCCTGTCCACGCGCTACGTGCTCGTCATCGTGCTGATGGTCGTGCTGGCGCTGGCGATGCGTGCCCCATGGCCGAAGTCGCCACGCGAAGCCATGCATATCGGCATCACCGGCGTTCTGGTTCAGGCCCTCTACCTGGGTGGCGTATTCGTTGCCATCGATCGCGGACTGCCGGCTGGCGTCACCGCGCTGGTCGTTGGCATGCAGCCCTTGCTCACCGCACTCGGCGCCGGCTTCCTGCTCGGCGAACGCGTCAGCATCCGCCAGTGGGGCGGGCTCGCGCTCGGTTTCTTCGGCGTATCACTGGTCGTCAGCAACAAGATCGCGGTCGACGGCATGGCGCCGGACGAACTCGGCACGATGCTCGCCCCGGCGCTGCTCGCGCTGATCGGCATCACCGTAGGGACCCTGTACCAGAAACGCTTCTGCCCGCGCTTCGACCTGCGCACCGGCTCCATCGTGCAGTTCGTCCCCACGCTGATCCTCACCGCACTGATTGCCAACCAGACCGAGAGCATGGAGATCACCTGGAGCGGCGAGTTCGTGTTTGCGCTGCTGTGGCTGGTCGTGGTGCTGTCGCTGGGCGCCATCAGCCTGCTCAACTTGCTCATCCGCAGCGGCAGCGCCGTCAACGTTGCCAGCCTGTTCTACCTGACGCCCCCCACCACCGCGCTGATTGCGTGGGCGATGTTCGGCGAAACCCTCAGCGGACTTGCGCTTGCCGGCATGATCGTGGCCGTCGCCGGAGTATGGCTCGCCCGCAAGGCCTGA
- a CDS encoding YebC/PmpR family DNA-binding transcriptional regulator, with product MAGHSKWANIQHRKGRQDAKRGKVFSKLIKEITVAARMGGGDIGSNPRLRLAIDKAKGESMPKDNIDNAIKRGTGQLEGVTYEEARYEGYGIGGAAVIVDCLTDNKVRTVADVRHAFSKYGGNMGTDGCVAFQFTHCGQLMFAPGTDEDALMEAALEAGAEDVVANDDGSLEVITGPWEFTSVKEALEAAGFTAEFGEVTMKPQNETELSGDDAVRMQKLLDALDALDDVQDVYTSAALDE from the coding sequence ATGGCTGGTCACTCAAAATGGGCCAATATTCAGCACCGCAAGGGTCGTCAGGACGCCAAGCGGGGCAAGGTCTTCTCCAAGCTGATCAAGGAAATCACCGTCGCTGCCCGCATGGGCGGGGGCGATATCGGCTCAAACCCGCGTCTTCGCCTCGCCATCGACAAGGCGAAGGGCGAATCGATGCCCAAGGACAACATCGACAACGCGATCAAGCGCGGCACCGGCCAGCTTGAAGGCGTGACCTACGAGGAAGCGCGCTACGAAGGCTACGGCATCGGCGGCGCAGCGGTCATCGTCGACTGCCTCACCGACAACAAGGTCCGTACCGTTGCCGACGTCCGCCACGCCTTCTCCAAGTACGGTGGCAACATGGGCACCGACGGCTGTGTCGCGTTCCAGTTCACCCATTGTGGGCAGCTGATGTTTGCCCCCGGCACCGACGAGGACGCGCTGATGGAAGCCGCCCTCGAAGCCGGCGCGGAAGACGTGGTCGCCAACGACGATGGCTCCCTCGAAGTGATCACCGGACCGTGGGAATTCACCTCGGTGAAGGAAGCGCTCGAAGCCGCCGGCTTTACCGCCGAATTCGGCGAAGTCACGATGAAGCCGCAGAACGAAACCGAGCTTTCGGGTGACGATGCGGTGCGCATGCAGAAGCTGCTGGATGCGCTCGACGCACTCGACGACGTGCAGGACGTTTACACTTCGGCAGCACTCGACGAGTAA
- a CDS encoding helicase HerA-like C-terminal domain-containing protein encodes MVEPLLIARTKDKDIVLLPRLANRHGLITGATGTGKTVTLQKMAEAFSSVGVPVFMADVKGDLSGIGAAGTASDKLMQRLAALGITEFNPRANTTVFWDVFGEQGHPVRATISDMGPLLLSRLLNLNDTQSGVLQLVFKLADDNGMLLLDLKDLRAMVQYVGENAKTFTTEYGNISTASIGAIQRNLLGLEEQGGDIFFGEPMLDINDLMQTDGEGRGVINVLAADRLYNSPKLYSTFLLWMLSELFEQLPEVGDPEKPKMVFFFDEAHLLFNDAPKALIEKIEQVVRLIRSKGVGVYFVTQNPLDVPETVLGQLGNRVQHALRAFTPRDQKAVKTAADTMRPNPAFNAADAITELGVGEALISFLDEKGRPTIVERAFVIAPDSRLGPMVDAERKAAITGSVIYGHYEKAVDRQSAYEMLRSQAAAREAEAPAKASTGGSGGGLNDMLFGSTGPRGGQRDGLLQIAAKTVTRTIGSSIGRQIVRGLLGSLLGSKR; translated from the coding sequence ATGGTCGAGCCGCTACTGATTGCCAGAACAAAAGACAAGGACATCGTCCTGCTGCCGCGCCTGGCCAATCGCCATGGGCTGATTACCGGCGCGACCGGGACGGGCAAGACGGTCACCCTGCAGAAAATGGCCGAGGCATTCTCCAGCGTCGGCGTACCGGTGTTCATGGCCGACGTCAAAGGGGATCTGTCCGGCATCGGCGCTGCCGGCACCGCCTCCGACAAGCTCATGCAGCGCCTGGCGGCGCTCGGCATTACCGAGTTCAACCCGCGTGCCAACACCACCGTGTTCTGGGATGTGTTCGGTGAACAGGGCCATCCGGTGCGGGCCACGATCTCCGACATGGGGCCGCTGCTGCTGTCGCGCCTGCTCAACCTCAACGATACTCAGTCGGGGGTGCTGCAGCTCGTGTTCAAGCTCGCCGACGACAACGGCATGCTCTTGCTCGATCTCAAGGATCTGCGCGCGATGGTGCAGTACGTGGGGGAGAACGCGAAGACCTTCACCACCGAATACGGAAACATCTCCACGGCGTCGATCGGTGCGATCCAGCGCAATCTGCTGGGGCTGGAAGAGCAGGGCGGCGACATCTTCTTCGGCGAGCCGATGCTGGACATCAACGACCTGATGCAGACCGATGGCGAGGGCCGTGGCGTGATCAACGTGCTGGCGGCCGACCGGCTGTACAACTCGCCCAAGCTGTACTCCACCTTCCTGCTGTGGATGCTGTCGGAGCTGTTCGAGCAGCTGCCCGAAGTCGGTGACCCCGAAAAGCCCAAGATGGTGTTCTTCTTCGATGAGGCTCACCTGCTGTTCAACGATGCGCCCAAGGCATTGATCGAGAAGATCGAGCAGGTCGTGCGCCTGATCCGCTCCAAGGGCGTTGGCGTGTATTTCGTGACCCAGAACCCGCTCGATGTCCCCGAGACGGTGCTCGGGCAGCTCGGCAACCGGGTTCAGCATGCCTTGCGTGCCTTCACCCCGCGCGACCAGAAGGCGGTCAAGACCGCAGCCGACACCATGCGTCCGAACCCGGCGTTCAACGCGGCTGACGCGATCACCGAGCTCGGGGTTGGCGAGGCGCTGATCTCCTTCCTCGACGAGAAGGGACGGCCGACCATCGTCGAGCGTGCGTTCGTCATTGCCCCTGACTCGCGCCTTGGGCCGATGGTCGATGCCGAGCGCAAGGCGGCGATCACCGGCTCGGTCATCTACGGTCACTACGAGAAGGCCGTGGATCGACAGTCCGCGTACGAAATGCTGCGTTCGCAGGCCGCGGCCCGCGAGGCGGAAGCCCCCGCCAAGGCAAGCACTGGCGGATCGGGTGGCGGGCTCAACGACATGCTTTTCGGCTCCACCGGGCCACGCGGAGGTCAGCGCGACGGGCTGCTGCAGATCGCCGCCAAGACCGTGACCCGCACCATCGGCAGCAGCATCGGACGCCAGATCGTGCGCGGTCTGCTGGGTTCCTTGCTCGGCAGCAAACGCTGA
- a CDS encoding DMT family transporter: MGQTSTGVGLLFAVAGAVGFSFKAILVKLAYRYGVDAETLLALRMAFSLPFFLLLGVLGSRRAASPLSRADWVWMAGLGVFGYYLASYLDFLGLAYITAALERLILFLYPTIVLVVSALFLGKPITRRMAGALALCYLGIGLAVGHDLTLAGEAGDVVLGCVLVFGSAVSYALYLMGNGHVVGRLGSARVTAYASSFACVFSLAQFGLMRPIEALAQPWEVYGLSLAMAAFSTVGPVWLVSEAIRRLGAGPVSLTGTLGPVVTLFFGWLLLGERIGLAQMAGMTMVIAGVVTMARAPKR, encoded by the coding sequence ATGGGGCAGACGTCGACCGGCGTCGGATTGTTGTTTGCGGTTGCAGGAGCGGTCGGTTTCTCGTTCAAGGCGATCCTGGTGAAGCTGGCCTATCGATACGGGGTCGATGCTGAAACCCTGCTCGCCTTGCGCATGGCCTTTTCGCTGCCTTTCTTCCTCCTGCTTGGGGTGCTGGGCAGTCGCAGAGCCGCGTCGCCGCTGTCGCGCGCCGACTGGGTGTGGATGGCCGGCCTGGGCGTTTTCGGCTATTACCTCGCAAGCTACCTGGATTTCCTCGGGCTCGCCTACATCACGGCGGCACTCGAACGCCTGATCCTGTTTCTGTATCCCACCATCGTGCTCGTGGTCTCCGCCCTGTTTCTGGGCAAGCCCATCACCCGGCGCATGGCTGGCGCGCTCGCATTGTGCTATCTCGGGATCGGGCTGGCGGTCGGGCACGACCTCACGCTCGCCGGCGAGGCTGGCGACGTGGTGCTGGGCTGCGTACTGGTGTTTGGCAGTGCGGTCAGCTATGCGCTCTACCTCATGGGGAACGGGCACGTGGTCGGGCGTCTGGGCTCGGCGCGGGTGACAGCCTACGCCTCGTCCTTTGCCTGTGTGTTCAGTCTGGCGCAGTTCGGTCTGATGCGTCCGATCGAGGCCTTGGCGCAGCCGTGGGAGGTCTATGGGCTGTCGCTGGCGATGGCCGCATTCAGCACGGTCGGGCCGGTCTGGCTCGTGTCCGAGGCGATTCGCCGGCTTGGCGCCGGGCCGGTATCGCTGACCGGCACCCTTGGTCCGGTGGTTACCCTGTTCTTCGGATGGCTGCTGCTTGGCGAGCGCATCGGGCTGGCGCAGATGGCGGGCATGACGATGGTGATAGCAGGCGTGGTGACGATGGCGCGCGCCCCGAAGCGCTGA
- a CDS encoding CZB domain-containing protein yields MQDASVRSFAELAKLDHLIFKLDVYQAVSGHSGRTAADFSSHHECRLGKWYFEGDGKRFANLPAYRNLDAPHALVHAAGKRALESCGAGRLDDALSGIQDMEQASVRVLSELQAISDSSVQSRR; encoded by the coding sequence ATGCAGGACGCGTCAGTGCGCAGTTTTGCCGAACTGGCGAAGCTCGATCATCTGATCTTCAAGCTCGACGTGTATCAGGCGGTTTCGGGGCACTCCGGGCGCACAGCCGCCGACTTCTCAAGTCACCACGAGTGCCGGCTCGGGAAATGGTATTTCGAGGGCGATGGAAAGCGTTTCGCCAATCTGCCCGCCTATCGCAATCTTGATGCGCCACATGCGCTGGTGCACGCCGCCGGCAAGCGGGCGCTCGAATCGTGCGGTGCCGGGCGTCTTGACGATGCGCTCTCGGGCATTCAGGACATGGAGCAGGCCAGCGTCCGCGTGCTTTCCGAGCTGCAGGCAATCTCGGATTCGTCGGTCCAGTCCAGACGCTGA